The following coding sequences lie in one Gemmatimonas sp. UBA7669 genomic window:
- a CDS encoding NAD(P)/FAD-dependent oxidoreductase, with protein sequence MTMPESNSHIRSQHTDRHVGAATSAEPRSGWPTRTQVLVIGGGPAGASAAWHCREAGLDVVLVDKAHFPRAKACAEYVGPGALPILERMGALAAIEAGGAARLAGMVVHTPNGGRIHGEFSGRHPFRGIRDGGLGVQRQLLDPLLLDRARAAGVQVIEGMGLHRVLQEQGVVTGAELMPRGGRSDRGNTPHVIRADLVIGADGLRSLASRQLGLAHRARWPRRYAFVAHFDGVADMGAMGEMHVRRDGYVGLAQVSGGVTNVALVLGARAAKNAAGNPEALQRAWLDADPALAARFRGATRVSPVRTTGPFGSFAKRAWHPGALLTGDAADFFDPFTGEGIKSALKGGELLVQHAVDALRAPGTQSARRALSAYDDTRRRALRGKWWIERLIGLAVAAPPLLDHFGRTMTRRPELADLLVGATGGVVPPTAVLHPATLWRFVTGAASPQT encoded by the coding sequence ATGACCATGCCAGAATCCAACTCGCATATCCGGTCGCAGCACACCGACAGACATGTCGGCGCCGCAACGAGCGCCGAGCCAAGGTCGGGGTGGCCAACGCGCACCCAGGTGCTGGTGATCGGCGGCGGACCGGCCGGAGCGTCAGCGGCCTGGCATTGCCGCGAGGCCGGTCTCGACGTGGTGCTGGTGGACAAGGCGCACTTTCCGCGCGCCAAGGCCTGCGCCGAGTATGTGGGTCCCGGGGCCCTGCCCATTCTCGAGCGCATGGGGGCCCTCGCGGCCATCGAGGCCGGCGGCGCCGCGCGTCTTGCCGGCATGGTGGTGCACACGCCCAACGGTGGACGCATTCACGGCGAGTTCTCGGGGCGCCATCCGTTCCGTGGCATCCGCGATGGTGGACTTGGTGTGCAGCGCCAGCTGCTCGATCCGCTGCTGCTCGATCGTGCCCGCGCCGCCGGCGTGCAGGTCATCGAGGGCATGGGTCTGCATCGTGTGCTCCAGGAGCAGGGTGTGGTGACTGGCGCCGAGCTGATGCCACGCGGTGGACGATCGGATCGCGGCAACACGCCGCACGTCATTCGTGCCGATCTGGTCATTGGCGCCGACGGCCTGCGCTCACTGGCCTCGCGGCAGTTGGGGCTCGCGCATCGGGCGCGCTGGCCCCGCCGCTACGCCTTCGTGGCACACTTCGACGGTGTGGCCGACATGGGCGCCATGGGCGAAATGCACGTGCGCCGGGATGGCTACGTGGGGCTCGCACAGGTGAGCGGCGGCGTCACCAATGTCGCGCTCGTGCTTGGGGCACGGGCCGCGAAGAACGCAGCCGGCAATCCCGAGGCGCTGCAGCGGGCTTGGCTCGACGCCGATCCGGCCCTGGCCGCGCGCTTCCGCGGCGCCACGCGTGTTTCGCCGGTGCGCACCACCGGGCCATTCGGCTCCTTCGCGAAACGCGCCTGGCATCCCGGTGCGTTGCTCACCGGCGACGCGGCCGATTTCTTCGACCCCTTCACCGGGGAAGGCATCAAGTCGGCGCTCAAGGGTGGCGAGCTGCTGGTGCAGCACGCCGTGGACGCGCTGCGCGCACCCGGCACGCAGTCGGCGCGCCGCGCCCTCTCCGCCTACGACGACACGCGCCGCCGAGCGCTGCGAGGCAAGTGGTGGATTGAACGCCTCATTGGTCTTGCAGTAGCCGCTCCGCCACTGCTCGATCACTTCGGTCGCACCATGACCCGACGCCCCGAGCTGGCGGACCTGCTCGTGGGCGCCACCGGTGGCGTGGTGCCACCAACCGCAGTGCTGCATCCCGCTACGCTCTGGCGCTTCGTCACCGGCGCCGCGTCGCCGCAGACCTGA
- a CDS encoding flavin reductase family protein translates to MIDQDLFRAVLGRFATGVTVVTTRDADGTPHGMTVSAFSSLSLDPPLVLVCVANNATMAPLMATAEHFAVNVLSSTQEAVSRRFAGVVHDRFAGIGFHEGRNGAPVLDDVLAWLQCRIVARHPSGDHVIVIGEVEHAEVGDGKPLLYYRGGYATLER, encoded by the coding sequence ATGATCGATCAGGACCTCTTTCGCGCCGTGTTGGGGCGCTTCGCCACCGGCGTCACGGTGGTCACCACGCGTGATGCCGACGGCACACCGCATGGCATGACCGTGAGTGCCTTCAGTTCGCTTTCGCTCGATCCGCCGCTGGTGCTGGTGTGTGTGGCCAACAACGCCACCATGGCGCCGCTCATGGCCACCGCCGAGCACTTCGCGGTAAATGTGCTGAGCAGCACACAGGAGGCCGTCTCGCGGCGCTTTGCCGGTGTGGTGCATGATCGCTTTGCCGGCATCGGCTTTCACGAGGGCCGCAATGGCGCGCCGGTGCTCGACGACGTGCTCGCCTGGCTGCAGTGCCGCATCGTGGCCCGCCATCCGTCCGGCGATCATGTCATCGTCATTGGCGAGGTGGAGCACGCCGAGGTGGGTGACGGGAAACCGCTGCTGTACTATCGCGGTGGCTACGCCACCCTCGAGCGCTGA
- a CDS encoding methyltransferase domain-containing protein produces the protein MLTPARARGHEMLDAPDADPALALRSLRDVALANRLFGGRHAVLSALDALWREPGAPTRWSLLDIGTGLGDIPAAAARRAAQRGVTLRSIGLERIVPIAVAASARCDSVCCASAFALPFADRSIDVVTCSQVLHHFEGQEAHALLRECTRVARRAVIVGDLRRSWLAVAGIWSASFALGFHPVSRHDGALSVRRGFTRRELEALVYEATGCHATVRQTPGFRLSAYWQPAPTTSQPS, from the coding sequence ATGCTGACACCGGCACGGGCCCGCGGGCACGAGATGCTCGATGCGCCCGATGCCGACCCGGCCCTCGCGCTGCGTTCCCTGCGCGACGTGGCCCTGGCCAATCGTCTCTTCGGCGGGCGGCATGCGGTGCTGAGCGCGCTCGACGCCCTCTGGCGCGAGCCTGGCGCGCCCACACGCTGGTCCCTGCTCGACATCGGCACGGGACTCGGCGACATTCCCGCGGCCGCCGCACGGCGCGCGGCCCAGCGTGGCGTGACGCTGCGCAGCATCGGTCTCGAGCGCATCGTGCCCATTGCCGTGGCCGCCTCCGCGCGCTGCGACAGCGTATGCTGTGCCTCGGCCTTTGCCCTTCCCTTCGCGGATCGCAGCATTGATGTGGTGACCTGTTCGCAGGTGCTGCATCACTTCGAGGGCCAGGAGGCGCACGCCCTGTTGCGGGAATGCACCCGCGTGGCGCGGCGCGCCGTCATCGTCGGCGATCTGCGCCGCAGCTGGCTGGCCGTGGCCGGCATCTGGTCTGCGTCCTTTGCGCTTGGCTTTCATCCCGTCAGCCGACACGACGGCGCCCTCTCGGTGCGACGCGGTTTCACGCGGCGCGAACTCGAGGCGCTGGTGTACGAGGCCACCGGATGTCACGCCACCGTGCGGCAAACCCCGGGCTTTCGTCTTTCAGCGTATTGGCAGCCCGCCCCCACCACCTCTCAACCGTCATGA
- a CDS encoding SRPBCC family protein: protein MTSPFRLDAPPTDRLVVTVDELLIRAPVPVIFALAREVEGWPTHLAHYRFVRMRERRSDGGGIVEMAANRPFGPLNWPTWWLSEMAVDHDVPWVRFRHIGGVTTHMDVEWSFTPQEGGTLTRIVHTWNGPAWPLIGSFAATRVIAPVFVHGIASRTLAGLGRAAERNAERDASPQATSPSRSTVATHPTSPEPQ from the coding sequence ATGACGAGTCCCTTCCGCCTTGATGCGCCGCCCACGGATCGACTCGTGGTCACCGTGGACGAGTTGCTCATCCGCGCGCCGGTACCGGTCATCTTCGCGCTGGCGCGTGAGGTGGAAGGCTGGCCCACGCATCTCGCGCACTATCGCTTCGTGCGCATGCGTGAGCGGCGCAGTGATGGCGGGGGCATCGTGGAGATGGCCGCCAACCGGCCCTTCGGCCCACTCAACTGGCCCACCTGGTGGCTTTCGGAAATGGCGGTCGATCACGACGTGCCCTGGGTGCGTTTTCGCCACATTGGTGGGGTCACCACACACATGGATGTGGAGTGGAGCTTCACGCCGCAGGAAGGCGGTACTCTCACCCGCATTGTGCACACCTGGAACGGACCGGCCTGGCCACTCATTGGCTCGTTCGCGGCCACCCGCGTCATCGCGCCCGTGTTTGTGCACGGCATTGCCTCCCGCACGCTGGCCGGACTTGGCCGTGCGGCCGAGCGGAATGCCGAGCGGGATGCTTCGCCGCAGGCCACCAGCCCGTCACGCAGCACGGTTGCCACTCATCCGACTTCACCGGAGCCTCAATGA